Within the Gracilinema caldarium DSM 7334 genome, the region AGAACAGAAAAAGAACTAAGTCCATCTCAGAAATTTCTGCTTACTACCTAAATTTTGCGATTCCATCCCAAATGGTGTGAGTTCAACCATATTCTAGCAGTATTTCGGTCTTGTCCGTTTCTAATAATAAAAATCTCAGGAATCTATGATTTTTACCTTGCTAACTGCTCAAGAAGTGAAGCTTCTCAAGAGCACAGTTAATCGGGATTTTTAATACCCAAAGCAGTACTGGTAACCTCAGGTATTTTTAAAATCATGCGGAGTCCATGATGAATAATCTGTCCCGCGATATCAAGCACCCCTTTTCTGAAGGTTTCGTTATACCAGGTTATTTCAATTACCGGTGAGTCAACATCGTATTTGAAGGATTCAAACAATACAGAGGTAATCTCATTGAGTATACCAAAATTGGTGCAGAAAACCACATCGGGCAGCTGATCAACAGTTTCTTTGATGTCCTGATACAGTTTACCTCCCACAATAAGGCCAACCTTCAGCCGTTCACAGTGCTCAAGAACCGCTTGATCAAATAAACGGTATCGGCTACGAATATAATGGGAACATCGGCATCGTTGTTATTCAGCACCAAAGTGTCTATTCTGACTTTGATAATCTTCGTTTGTTCTATGGACAGCCTCCATACAAAGAGCTGTTTAAATAACATTGGTTTAAGCGGTAACGCGTATATGGCGCGTGTTTTTGCGAGCTTAGCGATAGCAAAAACCGTGACATAGCGTTATCCGCTTGAAGCCTCTGTTAGCCGTATTATCGTATAACTCAATTATTCTTATTGTATTATATTAAGCCAAGAATTAACTTTATTCCTTCTTCTACTTCTTCCATAACGGAATAATGTAGCTTATTTTCTAATGATACTAACCTAGTTTTATCAAGAACAGATATTTGTGAAACTACTAATACAGAATCTTTTGATAGTCCTGATTCTATTGTTTCTACATAAACATTTCCAGGGGAATCCGCCAATATTGTATTTGTAGTAAATGGAATGACGATAACAGTATTTATATTGCTTCGATTAAATGAATCATCTTGAATTATTAATACAGGTCTATGAAATCCAGGTTCACTGCCAAATGGTATTCCAAAATCAGCCCACCATATTTCACCACGAGTCATTTTTTGTTAATTCCCTTAGAGATTCAAGATTAACATCAACAATTCTATCATTGCCTAGTAATTCTTTTTTATATATAGAATTAAGCTTATCTGTTATTCTATCTTTCTTATGATGATTAATAAATTCCTCTAAAGCCTTAGCAAATAATTGACTACGGGGAATGCCCATGTCTTTTGCTATCTTTTCTGCGTCATTATATAACGTATCAGGCAATGATATTGCTGTTTTCATAATTTCAGTATAACCATGGTATAACTAAAAGTCAACAACTTTTTGCGAGCGAAGCGAGTCCGGCTAACTCCCGCATAGCCTACGTCCTGTTTCAGATGATCCAACCAGCTAACTGTAGCTAGACCTACGAGGGATGAAAACCGTTCATGAGTAGTCTAGAAATTCTCCTGGGTGTTTTTGTGTCGTTTGCTAACTCATTACACCACATGGAGGATTTTTTTAACATGGAATAATTGCGGCTA harbors:
- a CDS encoding type II toxin-antitoxin system PemK/MazF family toxin; the protein is MTRGEIWWADFGIPFGSEPGFHRPVLIIQDDSFNRSNINTVIVIPFTTNTILADSPGNVYVETIESGLSKDSVLVVSQISVLDKTRLVSLENKLHYSVMEEVEEGIKLILGLI